From the genome of Gammaproteobacteria bacterium, one region includes:
- a CDS encoding DUF3450 family protein, with product MTMTPGIAAEATTRTLDNLVQNIIELRGDLEGLDARIQRLESGHEARMSALAQSEGELAAQRDRQELNMKQLERKLADMRDQSDEAGVVARQLTPALKAAIDGMREYVQTSLPFKRSERLAVLDDMQAQLERGTLKAPRLANRLWSFYSDELRLTGDSAVYRQPIVIQGQEHLVDVARLGMMSLYFRSDDGRFGYAARAGDDWIYRYLGGGVPADEVAALFGALRKQLDTGFYRLPYPIGARSFLQAARPPLRQAEAR from the coding sequence ATGACAATGACGCCGGGCATAGCCGCCGAGGCCACGACCCGCACCCTGGACAATCTGGTGCAAAACATCATCGAGCTGCGCGGCGATCTGGAAGGACTGGACGCAAGAATCCAGCGGCTGGAAAGCGGGCACGAAGCCCGGATGTCAGCGTTGGCGCAGAGTGAGGGCGAGCTCGCCGCACAGCGCGACCGCCAGGAACTGAACATGAAGCAGCTGGAGCGTAAGCTCGCCGATATGCGGGATCAGTCCGACGAAGCCGGCGTTGTCGCGAGGCAGCTCACACCTGCGTTGAAAGCCGCGATCGACGGCATGCGTGAGTATGTCCAGACGTCGTTGCCGTTCAAGCGCAGTGAGCGTCTGGCGGTGCTCGACGACATGCAGGCTCAGCTCGAGCGCGGCACGCTCAAAGCCCCGCGGCTCGCCAACCGCTTGTGGTCATTCTATTCCGACGAGCTAAGACTTACGGGTGACAGCGCCGTTTATCGTCAGCCGATTGTCATACAAGGCCAGGAACACCTGGTTGACGTAGCACGGCTGGGCATGATGAGCCTTTACTTCCGCAGCGATGACGGACGCTTCGGCTACGCCGCGCGCGCGGGCGACGACTGGATCTACCGCTATCTAGGCGGCGGCGTGCCCGCCGATGAAGTCGCGGCGCTGTTCGGCGCGCTGCGCAAGCAGCTCGACACCGGTTTTTATCGCCTGCCTTATCCTATCGGCGCCCGCTCGTTTCTGCAGGCGGCGCGGCCACCATTGCGCCAGGCGGAGGCGCGCTAA